In the Elusimicrobiota bacterium genome, CAAAGATCCGAAGGATCCTCGGCTGGAAGCCCGCGGTCTCCTGGGAGCAGGGACTCCGCGAGACCGTGGAATGGTATCGCCGCAACCGAGACTGCTGGAACAAGCAGCTCTGGATGAGGGCGGTCCCCATCATCACGAAGACCGGGAAGAGAGAGCTGCACTGACCCGCCCTAGGATGTGAAGCTATGAGCGACCGTCTTCCGTACTCCTCGCATCTGGACGCGCTGGCCGAGCGGCCGTGGGCCGTCTTCGCCCTCATCTCCCTCTGGCTCGGGTTGGAGCACGTGATCCTCGGGCCGTACTCCTACGTCAACATCGGAGAGATGGGAGACTGCGTGCTCCCCGCCGCCTCCCTGCTGACCTCCGGCCTCCTGGGCCCGGGAGTCCACTACTGGCTGCCCACGGTCGCATGCGGGATCGACCGCCTGGCGAACAGTCTCATGTATCCGCAGGCTCTGGTCCTCCTATCCTTCCTCCTCCCCGGCTGGGCCGCCTATCAGATCTTCCTGCTGACGCATTACTTCTTCGCCGGCTATTTCACGTATCGGATCTCCACGGACGACCTCCAGACTTCCCGTCAGGCGGCCGTCTTCGCCGGCGCCGCCGCAGCCCTGACGACGCCGTTCACCGGGAGCATCGGAAGCTCCATGCTCCCCTTCGTCCTGTGGTCGCTGGACCGGCTTCTCGACGCCGACTGGAAGCGGGGCCTGACGGGAGCCGCCCTGCTGGGAGTCTTCTACTCCGTGTTCGCCTCCGCGGTGGTCTCCATGCCCTTCTGCTTCCCATGGATCCTCGCATGGTTCCTGCTCGTCAGGAGACGCTTCAACGCGCGCTTCCTGACGCTCTTCGCGGTCTTCGTCGCCTGCTTCATCCCGCTGCACGTCCAGGAGCTGTGGGCCATGTGGCTCCAGGCCCGGGACTCCCATCGTCTGCAATGGGCCGCGGAGCTGACCTGCACGGCGGCGGGCTTCTTCGATGGGATCGCGAACGGCCTGCGGCTGGCCTGGAAAGCCGGCAGCGTCCAGATCGTCGTGGCCGCGACCGGCCTCGCGGCAGCCGGATTCCGGCCCGGCCGATTCGGCCGGGTGTGGACGCTGCTCCTTCTGACCGCGGCGGCGGCGGGACTCGGCGAATGGGCCAAGGGCTGCCTGATGAGCGGTTCCAGCGTCCTCAAGGGTGTCCACCTCCATCGGTTCTACCTGATCCTCCCATTCAGCACGGCCCTGTGCGGCGCGGCGGGGCTCGACCTGTTCGGTCGCAGGAGATGGGTCTTCCCCCTGGCCATGACGGCCTTGCTGGGACTCTCGCTGTCCGTGAAATCCTCCGTCCTGTGGGAGTATTACTTCCAGGGCGGCTACACCGCGAACTACCGCAGCCCCGTGCTGCGGGACCTGGCTGCCCAGCGGAGCGACGCCGAGCCGTTCCGCGTCGCGACCTTCACGCACGGCCTCCTCCCTGCGTACGCCCTGGCCTACGGCCTAGAGACGGTCGACGGCTACATCAACATGTATCCGGCCTCCTACCATCGATTTTGGTCAAAAGTCATCGAGCCCGTCATAGAGCGCGAGCCGTACCTGAACGAGTATTTCGGCAAGTGGGGGAACCAGATCTATCTCTTCCTCCATTCCGTTGACGACTGGCCCGGCGGGATCCGCTTCGCCGACCACTACCGCCTTCCGCTGCTCTCGCTCGTGAACACGCGCTACATCATCGCCCGCCATCCCCTGTCGGACCCGAACCTCCGACTGCTGACCCCCCAGCCGCCGTGGGAGAGCCTCTCCCGCAAAGAGCACGCGCTGCTCCGGCTCAAGGAGATCTTCCGCGGGAAGTCCTATCTCCTCATCTACGAGAACACCTCCGCCTTGCCGCGCGCGTTCCTCGTCGGAGGGGTCCGGGGGTTCCCGGACTCCGCAACCCTGTGGGACTCCATGGGAAAATCCTCGTTGAAGGACCTGCGCGCAGCGGTCTACGTGGAGGCCGGCCGCTGGGAAGGGACGCCCTGGCCCGAGAAGCCCGTGCGCGGCCGGATCACGCAGAGTCTCTACCGTCCGGACCGCATCCTCATGACGCTGGCCCTCGCCGGTCCCGCGCTCCTGGTCGTATCGAACAACTTCAATCCCTACTGGAAGTGCACCGTGGACGGCAAGGAGCGCCCGCTCTTCCCCGCCTACGGCGCCTTCTGGGGGGTCCGGCTCGGGAAGGACGACCGGCAGGTCGAATTCTCCTACTCCCCCCCCTATCGCCTCTTCTGAACCGGGCCGCCGGAAAGAAGATGCTATGATGTCCAACGCACATGGGATACGTTCAGGAGCCTCTTCCGCGTCCCCTTTACACCCGAGACTCCTGTGCGTCGCTGCCTCTGTTCGAGCATGGCGTCTCTTGGCTGACCTGGGCGTATAACGAGGAAGAGCTCATCGGCGGCTATCTGCGCCGAGCCAACGACGTCCTGCGCGCGACCGTCCGCGACTACGAGATCGTCGTCATCGACGACGGCAGCACGGACCGCACCAACGAGATCGTCCGCGCGCTGGCCCTCGAGATCCCGCAGATACGGCTCATCCGCAACCCCGTCAATCTCAACGTCGGTCTCTCCTCGCAGAAGGCCATCCAGAGCGCTTCGAAGGAGTTCCTCTTCTGGCAGACCATCGATTGGTCCTACGACATCACCTATCTGCGCGTCTTCCTGGAACTCCTGCGCGAGCATGACGTGGTCGCGGGCGTACGACGATCTCCGGTCCAGGTATCCGGCCCTCTCGCCAAACCCTTCGCGGCGGTCATCAAGCTTTTCGGGGCCAAGCACGTCTCAAGGCGATCGGACACCGTCCCGAAGGCCGTCGTGTCCCTCATCAACTACCTTCTCATCCGCACGCTCTTCCGGGTCCCCATCTCCGACTATCAAAACGTCGTCTTCTACCGGACCCGCCTGGTCCAGTCCATCCGCTACGAGTCGCGCAGCTCCTTCGCCAACCCCGAAGGTCTCATCAAAGCACATTGGCTGGGAGCCTCGATCAAGGAAGTCCCCATCTCGTTCCTGCCCCGGGCCCAGGGAGAAGCAAAAGGAACCCGTCCGCACGCCCTCTTCGCCGCGGTGAGCGACATCCTCCGCTGCTGGATCAAGTGGGTACTCCTCGACCGGGGAGGCTTCGTGCGCAGGGGCCGCATCGACCGCCTGCGCCCCGAGGAATGGGAGAGCGAGGTGCACGAGTAGAGCGTCGAGGGCGGCTCCACGCCGTCGGTCGCGCCCCTCGAGCGCGGCGTCAGCTCGACAACAGCGCCTTCAGCCCTGCGGCGTAATGCGGGACGTGGCTCCAGCGGAATTCGCGGAGCTGCCGCAGGATGAAGTCGCGGGAGAGGTAGAAGCGCCTCATCGCCTCCCGCTGCTTGTCCATCAAGCCCTGCTTGGTCATGCCCTTGGGAACGTAGACCGGATCATGGCCGGAATAGGCAGGATAGCTGACGAACTCCGACCAGTCCCGAAAGTGGATCTCCCCGGCGGCGTTCAGCTCATCGTACAAATCGCAACCCGGGTAGGGGACGAAGAGATTGAAGATGGCGAACCGGAGCCTCAGGTCCAGGGCCAGTCGGATCGTCTCGTCGATCTTGGCGTAGTCCTCTCCGGGCAGTCCCAGCATGAACATCCCGTCGGCGTCGAGGCCGGCGGAGCGACACCACCCGACCGCCCGGACGACGTCCTCGCGCGTGAAATTCTTCCTGATCCGGGCCAAGGTCTCGTCGTTGCCCGACTCGATCCCGAAACAGACCCGGACGCAGCCCGCCCGCCGCATCAGCCGCACGAGATCTTCGTCGAGCGGACGGACCCTCAGCTCGCTGATCCACCGGACCCGCCGGTTCATGCCGGACTCGATCATGAGCCGGCAGAACTCCGCCGCGTGCTCCCGCACGAGCGGGAAAGCCAGGTCCATGAAGTTGAACACCGTGATCCCGAAGCGCTCGTGCATGAAGCGCATCTCCTCCAGGATGTTGCTCGGAGAGCGCATGCGGTACCTCTGCCCCTGGCTGCGCACCGAGCGGCTGGAGCAGAAGGTGCATCCCATCGGACATCCACGGGTGCCGAGGATCTGGATCTCCTTGTGCCCCGGCCCTGCATGGGTGCGCGGATCCGTCCGGTAGCGGTCCAGATCCAGCAGCTGCCACGCGGGGAACGGAAGCCGGTCCAACTCGGTCAGGAACGGGCGGCCGGGAGTCTGCACGATCTTCCCGCCCTCGAGGTACGACAGGCCTCGGATCTTCGAAAGGTCTCCGGACCGCCGCCCCGATAGGTGATCGCAGAGCTCGAGGAACGTCTCCTCTCCCTCGCCGTGGACGATGTAGTCCCCGCGCCGGCCCGCGGCCAGAGACTCTTCCGGGAAGAGCGCGGCGTGGAGGTTCCCAAGGACGATGATCGTCTCGGGACGGCGACGCCGCAGCGCTTCGCAGATGGCATAGGTGATGCTCGCGCTCGCCGACAGCGAACTCACGCCGACCACGTCGGCACGAGCCAGACGCTCGACGAGCCCCTCCAGGGAATACTGCTCGACATATGCGTCGACGATCTCCACGTCATAGCCCTGCTGGAGAAGAGCAGCGGCGATATAGGCGATGCCGATGGACGGCTGCGGGTTGGAGAACTTCTTCAGACTGCCGTAGGAGCGGTCAAGACTGGTGGGAGGTATGAGGAGACATATTCTCATCGCGCACGCGTATTGTACCACTTCGCCCCCTCCGCATCGGCGGCCCTACGCCTTGACCGGAGGAACGATAAACGATACAATGTTCACACTTTGAACAAGCTGGAGAAACATCATGCGACACTGTAAGAATAGCCCCACGAAACCGTCGGGAAAACACTCCGTGGAACTCACGCGGAAGGACTTCTCGGCTCTGGCCGGAAAGTCCGTCCTGGTAACCGGCGGGACCGGCTCCTTCGGCAAGCGCTTCATCGAAACGGCGCTCAAGCACTCCAAGGTCCGGAAGATCATCGTCTTCAGCCGCGACGAGCTCAAGCAGTCGGAGATGGCGGCGACCATGCGCGACACCCGGCTCCGCTTCTTCATCGGGGACGTCCGCGACCCCCAGCGGCTGCAGCGCGCCTTCCACGGCGTCGACTTCGTCGTGCACGCCGCGGCCCTCAAGCAGGTCCCCACGCTCGAGTACAACCCCTTCGAGGCCGTCCTGACGAACATCGTCGGCGCGGAGAACATCATCAACGCGGCCATCGACACGGGCGTCCGGCGCGTCGTCGCCCTCTCGACGGACAAGGCCGTCAACCCCATCAACCTCTACGGCGCGACCAAGCTCTGCGCCGAGAAGCTCTTCATCGCCGGCAACTCCTATGCCGCGGCCACCGGGACGCGCTTCAGCGTCGTGCGCTACGGCAACGTCGTCGGCTCCCGCGGGAGCGTCGTCCCCTTCTTCCTGAGCCGCCGCAAGGAGGGTGTGCTCCCCATCACCGACGAGCGGATGACCCGCTTCTGGATCACCCTGGACCAGGGAGTCCGGCTGGTGTTGCGCGCCCTGACGGTCATGCACGGAGGGGAGATCTTCGTCCCCAAGATCCCGAGCATGCGCATCCTGGACCTGAAGGACGCGATCGCCCCGGGCTGCAAGACCCGCGTGGTGGGCATCCGCCCGGGGGAGAAGCTCCATGAGGTCCTAGTGACCGAGGACGAGGCGGAGCGCGCGCTCGACCTCGGAGACCTTTTCTTGATCAAGCCGTGCTTCCCGTGGTGGGGACAGACCTCCTGGACGCGCGGCGCGCCTCTCGAGAAGGGTTTCCGCTACGCCAGCGATTCCAACGACTGGTGGCTCAAGACGAAGGAATTCCAGGAGATGCTCGGGCAGCTCGAGTCCGCGCCCTCCGCGATCAAGCCTTGAGCCCCCAGATCCCGTACGGACGGCAGACCATCGACGACTCCGACGTGCAGGCGGTCGTAGAGGCCCTCCGCTCCGACTGGCTCACGCAGGGACCGCGCATCGCCGAGTTCGAAACTGCCCTGGCCGGACGCTGCGGCGCCGCTCATGCCGTCGTCCTCGCCAACGGCACGGCCGCCCTGCAGGCGTCGTATTTCGCCGCGGACCTGAAGCCCGGGGACGAGTTCATCACCAGCCCCATCACGTTCGCGGCCACGGCCACCGCCGGCCTGTGGCAGGGCGCCCGCCCGGTCTTCGCGGACGTCGACCCGGAGACGGGCAACCTCGACCCCGACGCCTGCCGCAAGCTCATCACCCCTCAAACCCGCGCCATCGTCCCGGTGGACTACGCCGGCCGTCCGGCGGACCTCGACGCCTTCCGCAGGCTCGCGAAGGAGCACGGCCTCTCGCTCATCGAGGACGCCTGCCATGCCCTGGGCGCCTCCTATCACGGCCGGGCGGTGGGTTCCCTGAGCGACATGACGGTCTTCAGCTTCCATCCCGTGAAGTCCATCACCACAGGGGAGGGCGGAGCGGTGCTGACGAACGATCCCGCTCTGCGCGACCGCATCGTGGAGTTCCGCCAGCACGGCATCCGCCGGGGAGAGGACTGGCTCTACTCCGTCGAATCCCAGGGACTGAACTATCGACTCACCGACCTCCAAGCCGCGCTGGGGCTGAGCCAGCTCCGCCGCCTCGACCGGTTCCTCGCGCGCCGCCGGGAGATCGCCCGCCGCTACGACGAGGCTTTCCGCGGCTGGCCGGAACTCGACTCTCCCGCGGGCGGCTTGGAGTCCTCCGCGTGGCACCTCTACTTCATCCGCCTGCGGGCGGGCGGGCGGCGTGAAGTCTTCCAGGCCCTCCGACGCTCCGGCATCGGCGTGCAGGTGCACTACATCCCGGTCTACTGGCATCCCCTGTACGAACGTCTCGGCTACCGCAAAGGCCTCTGCCCCCGAGCGGAGGACTTCTACGAGCGGATCATCTCGCTCCCCATCTATCCGACCCTGACCGATCCGCAACAGGAGACGGTGATCTCCACGCTGCGGGGCATCCTGGACCAGCGCCATGCGCCTAGCCATACGAGCTAACGGGAACCGCCGCGCGGGGCTCGGCCACTTGGGCCGCTGCATGGCCTTGGCCCAGGCGTTCCGTGAGCGCGGCCGCAACCCCGTGTTCCTGGGGCTCGACGGAGCATGCGCGCGGTGGGTCCGCTCGCACGGCTTCGGGACCCGCCCACTGGGCTCCGGGGACTGGGACATCCTCATCGCCGACTCCTATGAGTTCACGGACAGCGACCTGCTCTGGAACCGCCGGCACGGACGGACCCTCCTCGTCGTGGACGATTTCGGCACGTCACGCGCTCCCTGCGACTGGCTCCTGAGCAGCCATGTCTATGCCCCGGGCCTCGACTTCCATGCGACGGCCGCCGCAGGACTCCTCATCGGGCCGAAGTTCCACCTCATGCGGCGAGAATACTGGACGCCGGCCCGGCCGCGCCGGATCTCCGGCCGCATCCGGGAGGTCCTCGTGACCCTGGGAGGAGGCGACGGCTGGGGCCTGGCGGAAAGGGTCGTCCGCGAACTCCTCGAGACCCTCCCCGCCGCGCGTCTCCACCTGCTCCTCGGCCCCCTGGCACCGGAGACCCCTCCGTCCTTCCCCTCCCGGGTCGCGCTCCATCGTGGACTTTTGAACCTCCGCCCCCTGATCGAAGCCTGCGACGCCGCGTTGACCGCGGGCGGCCAGATGCTCTATGAGCTGGCGTTCGCCGGCACCCCGACGGTCGCGCTGAACCTCGGACGCGACCAGAACGGGAACATCGCTGGGATGACCGCAGCCGGTGCGACGCTGTCCGTCGGGCAGCCCGATATGCGGGGCTTCCTTCCGCGCCTGCGCGCCGCCTTCCGGAAGCTCGACCGGAGCCCGCGTCTGCGCCGCGAACTCGGAGCCCGCGCGGGACGCATCCTCGACGGCCAGGGAGCGCGGCGCGTGGCCCGTCTCCTTCTGGAGGACCGTCCGTGAACGCCCTGCGCATCGGTCGACGCACGGTCGGCCCGGGACGCCCCTGTTACGTCATCGCCGAGATCGGTTCCAACCACGACGGCAAGCTCGCGCAGGCGCTGAGGATGATCGCCGTCGCGGCGAAGATGGGCGCCGACGCGGTGAAGTTCCAGTGCCTCGATTACGACCGGATGTACGCGCACCGGGACGCGACGCTCCTGCGCCTCTTCCGCCGCATCCGTCTGGACGAGGCATGGCTCCCGAAGCTCAAGGCCTGCGCCGACCGCCACGGCGTCGAGTTCCTCGCCAGCCCCTGCTACCTCGAGGCGGTCCCGCTCCTGGAGCGCGTCGGTGCGCGGCTCTACAAGATCGCCTCCCCGCAGACCCTCGCCTTCCCCCAACTCGTCTCCGCCGTGGCCCGGACCGGCAAGCCGGTCGTCATCTCGACCGGATACTGTGAAGACGAGGCCGTGACGCGCGCCGTGAGGCTCTGCCGGAGGGAGGGCAACCGCCGCTACGCGCTTCTTCACTGCGTCTCCAGCTATCCGACCACGCCGCGGGACGCCCAGCTGCGGGTCATGGACGCACTTCGGCAGCGCTTCCGCTGTCCGGTAGGCCTCTCGGACCACTCCCTGGGCACGACCCTCGCGACTGCGGCCGCGGCGCGCGGCGCCTGCATCATCGAGAAGCACTTCACGCTCGACCGGCGCCTGCGCGGTCCCGATCATGCGTTCGCCGCCGAGCCCGAGGAACTCCGCGCCCTCGTGCGCGCCGTCCGCGACGTGGAAGCGGCTCTCTCCGCGCCCGGCCGGATACTGCTCCCCGCGGAAGAGCGCGCCGCGCGCGGTCTACACTACCGGATCCTCGCCGCGCGGCCCATCACGGCGGGAGCGCCCGTTCGGCCGCCCTTCGTCTACCGCCGGGCGCCCGCGGGGATCGCGGCCGCCGACGAACCCCGCCTGAGCGGCCGCGTCAGCGCCCGTGACATCCGCGCAGGGAGCATCCTGCACTGGGAGGACCTCCGATGAGTCCCCGCCGCCTGCTCGTGATCGCCTCCGGATGGGAACAGACGCCTCTCATCGAGACCGCGCGCCGCATGGGTTGCTGGATCCTGGCGACGAACGCCTCGGAGGCGGGCGCGGAAGGATTCGTCCACGCCGACGCGACCGCGGTCATCGATTCCCGGGACCTCCCCGGCATGCTCCGCCTCGCGCAGGAACACCGCATCGACGCCGTCGTCTCGGACCAATGTGATTATTCCCTCTACGCCGCCGCCTGGCTGGGAGAACAGCTCGGCCTCCCCGCCGTTAGGCTGGACGCCGCCCAGGGCGTCACGAACAAGCTGGAGATGCGCCGTCGCGTCGCGCAGGACCCGTCGGTCCTCCAGCCGAAGTTCCACGGCTGCATGAGCTGGGACCAGATCGAGGCGGCGGCGGCCGACGTCGGCTACCCGCTCATCGTCAAGCCCGTCGACAATCGCGGAAACTTCGGCGTCAACCGCGTGGACTCCCCCGAGGAGCTCCGCTCCGCCTGGCTGGAGGCGGTCGCGCACTCCCATTCCCGCATCGTGCTGATCGAAGAGTTCATCGAAGGCCTGCTCACCACGGTCGAGGGCGTCTTCCTTCGGCGGGGGGAATACCGGACGCTCGCGGCCAGTTGGAAGAAGATGCTGGGCGGACGAAAGCGCGTTGCCATGGAGCTGATCTACGACACCGAGCACATCCGAAAGGAGCTGCCGGCCCTGCTGGCCGCCAACGAGGCGGCGACCCGGGCCCTGGGGCTGGATTTCGGCGCGACGCACGGCGAATTCATGATCGACTCCCGCGGACGGCCCTACCTCATCGAGACGCACAACCGCGGCGGCGGCGTGCACATCTTCAGCCGCATCTGCCCGGCCCTCTCCGGCTTCGACACCAACGCGCACCTGGTCCGCTGCGCGCTGGGGGCCCCCCCGGCGGCCGTCGAGCCCGGGTTCATGCGCCACGGCTCCGCCGTGCTGAGCTTCTTCCAGTTCGAACCCGGCCGCGTGCGCGGCTGGTGCGGCGAGGAGGAAGTCTCCCGCGACCCCCGCGTCCTCCA is a window encoding:
- the pseC gene encoding UDP-4-amino-4,6-dideoxy-N-acetyl-beta-L-altrosamine transaminase; this translates as MSPQIPYGRQTIDDSDVQAVVEALRSDWLTQGPRIAEFETALAGRCGAAHAVVLANGTAALQASYFAADLKPGDEFITSPITFAATATAGLWQGARPVFADVDPETGNLDPDACRKLITPQTRAIVPVDYAGRPADLDAFRRLAKEHGLSLIEDACHALGASYHGRAVGSLSDMTVFSFHPVKSITTGEGGAVLTNDPALRDRIVEFRQHGIRRGEDWLYSVESQGLNYRLTDLQAALGLSQLRRLDRFLARRREIARRYDEAFRGWPELDSPAGGLESSAWHLYFIRLRAGGRREVFQALRRSGIGVQVHYIPVYWHPLYERLGYRKGLCPRAEDFYERIISLPIYPTLTDPQQETVISTLRGILDQRHAPSHTS
- a CDS encoding DUF6044 family protein, whose amino-acid sequence is MSDRLPYSSHLDALAERPWAVFALISLWLGLEHVILGPYSYVNIGEMGDCVLPAASLLTSGLLGPGVHYWLPTVACGIDRLANSLMYPQALVLLSFLLPGWAAYQIFLLTHYFFAGYFTYRISTDDLQTSRQAAVFAGAAAALTTPFTGSIGSSMLPFVLWSLDRLLDADWKRGLTGAALLGVFYSVFASAVVSMPFCFPWILAWFLLVRRRFNARFLTLFAVFVACFIPLHVQELWAMWLQARDSHRLQWAAELTCTAAGFFDGIANGLRLAWKAGSVQIVVAATGLAAAGFRPGRFGRVWTLLLLTAAAAGLGEWAKGCLMSGSSVLKGVHLHRFYLILPFSTALCGAAGLDLFGRRRWVFPLAMTALLGLSLSVKSSVLWEYYFQGGYTANYRSPVLRDLAAQRSDAEPFRVATFTHGLLPAYALAYGLETVDGYINMYPASYHRFWSKVIEPVIEREPYLNEYFGKWGNQIYLFLHSVDDWPGGIRFADHYRLPLLSLVNTRYIIARHPLSDPNLRLLTPQPPWESLSRKEHALLRLKEIFRGKSYLLIYENTSALPRAFLVGGVRGFPDSATLWDSMGKSSLKDLRAAVYVEAGRWEGTPWPEKPVRGRITQSLYRPDRILMTLALAGPALLVVSNNFNPYWKCTVDGKERPLFPAYGAFWGVRLGKDDRQVEFSYSPPYRLF
- a CDS encoding glycosyltransferase, producing MGYVQEPLPRPLYTRDSCASLPLFEHGVSWLTWAYNEEELIGGYLRRANDVLRATVRDYEIVVIDDGSTDRTNEIVRALALEIPQIRLIRNPVNLNVGLSSQKAIQSASKEFLFWQTIDWSYDITYLRVFLELLREHDVVAGVRRSPVQVSGPLAKPFAAVIKLFGAKHVSRRSDTVPKAVVSLINYLLIRTLFRVPISDYQNVVFYRTRLVQSIRYESRSSFANPEGLIKAHWLGASIKEVPISFLPRAQGEAKGTRPHALFAAVSDILRCWIKWVLLDRGGFVRRGRIDRLRPEEWESEVHE
- the pseB gene encoding UDP-N-acetylglucosamine 4,6-dehydratase (inverting): MELTRKDFSALAGKSVLVTGGTGSFGKRFIETALKHSKVRKIIVFSRDELKQSEMAATMRDTRLRFFIGDVRDPQRLQRAFHGVDFVVHAAALKQVPTLEYNPFEAVLTNIVGAENIINAAIDTGVRRVVALSTDKAVNPINLYGATKLCAEKLFIAGNSYAAATGTRFSVVRYGNVVGSRGSVVPFFLSRRKEGVLPITDERMTRFWITLDQGVRLVLRALTVMHGGEIFVPKIPSMRILDLKDAIAPGCKTRVVGIRPGEKLHEVLVTEDEAERALDLGDLFLIKPCFPWWGQTSWTRGAPLEKGFRYASDSNDWWLKTKEFQEMLGQLESAPSAIKP
- a CDS encoding N-acetylneuraminate synthase family protein; amino-acid sequence: MNALRIGRRTVGPGRPCYVIAEIGSNHDGKLAQALRMIAVAAKMGADAVKFQCLDYDRMYAHRDATLLRLFRRIRLDEAWLPKLKACADRHGVEFLASPCYLEAVPLLERVGARLYKIASPQTLAFPQLVSAVARTGKPVVISTGYCEDEAVTRAVRLCRREGNRRYALLHCVSSYPTTPRDAQLRVMDALRQRFRCPVGLSDHSLGTTLATAAAARGACIIEKHFTLDRRLRGPDHAFAAEPEELRALVRAVRDVEAALSAPGRILLPAEERAARGLHYRILAARPITAGAPVRPPFVYRRAPAGIAAADEPRLSGRVSARDIRAGSILHWEDLR
- a CDS encoding radical SAM protein, with product MRICLLIPPTSLDRSYGSLKKFSNPQPSIGIAYIAAALLQQGYDVEIVDAYVEQYSLEGLVERLARADVVGVSSLSASASITYAICEALRRRRPETIIVLGNLHAALFPEESLAAGRRGDYIVHGEGEETFLELCDHLSGRRSGDLSKIRGLSYLEGGKIVQTPGRPFLTELDRLPFPAWQLLDLDRYRTDPRTHAGPGHKEIQILGTRGCPMGCTFCSSRSVRSQGQRYRMRSPSNILEEMRFMHERFGITVFNFMDLAFPLVREHAAEFCRLMIESGMNRRVRWISELRVRPLDEDLVRLMRRAGCVRVCFGIESGNDETLARIRKNFTREDVVRAVGWCRSAGLDADGMFMLGLPGEDYAKIDETIRLALDLRLRFAIFNLFVPYPGCDLYDELNAAGEIHFRDWSEFVSYPAYSGHDPVYVPKGMTKQGLMDKQREAMRRFYLSRDFILRQLREFRWSHVPHYAAGLKALLSS
- a CDS encoding ATP-grasp domain-containing protein is translated as MSPRRLLVIASGWEQTPLIETARRMGCWILATNASEAGAEGFVHADATAVIDSRDLPGMLRLAQEHRIDAVVSDQCDYSLYAAAWLGEQLGLPAVRLDAAQGVTNKLEMRRRVAQDPSVLQPKFHGCMSWDQIEAAAADVGYPLIVKPVDNRGNFGVNRVDSPEELRSAWLEAVAHSHSRIVLIEEFIEGLLTTVEGVFLRRGEYRTLAASWKKMLGGRKRVAMELIYDTEHIRKELPALLAANEAATRALGLDFGATHGEFMIDSRGRPYLIETHNRGGGVHIFSRICPALSGFDTNAHLVRCALGAPPAAVEPGFMRHGSAVLSFFQFEPGRVRGWCGEEEVSRDPRVLQFRMLIKKGQDVQPIVGDAFRHASIIVHDESHAACERTLDELRRRITVEYAS